The following proteins are encoded in a genomic region of Patagioenas fasciata isolate bPatFas1 unplaced genomic scaffold, bPatFas1.hap1 Unplaced_15, whole genome shotgun sequence:
- the LOC139826767 gene encoding zinc finger protein 541-like: protein MKALEMLLSGGPPKSESDPLANYHYAGSDTWTPLEQQLFHRAFATHKKDFYRIHKKVQTKTVAQCVEYYYIWKKTTKLKSYRAKGTGKKAKRNKEKAEEKATFQPPKKKPRPSPEERAKTKQQMAQNEGAGESFPCTECGRAFATMRGKNAHMRWHRARELQAGTELTPKGLEIEDKPAEMVIAALVLEPQAGTELPIKCLKIEEKPAEMAIAGPELQCPF from the exons atg Aaggcgctggagatgctgctttcgggggggccccccaagtccgaatcggaccctctggccaattatcattacgcag gctcggacacgtggacgccattggagcagcagcttttccaccgtgcttttgccacccacaagaaggacttttatcgcatccacaagaag gtccagactaagactgtggcccagtgtgttgaatattactacatctggaagaaaacgaccaaactcaagtcctaccgagcaaaagggacgggcaaaaaagccaagagaaacaaggaaaaggccgaggagaag gccactttccagcccccgaagaagaagccccgtccctcgcccgaggaaagggccaaaacgaagcagcaaatggcccaaaatgagggCGCCGGGGAGTCCTTTCCATGCACGGAGTGCGGCAG ggcgtttgccacgatgcggggcaagaacgcacacatgaggtggcaccgggcgcgggagctgcaggcggggaccgagctgaccccaaagggcttggaaattgaggacaaaccagccgaaatggtgattgCTGCGCTggttctggagccgcaggccgggaccgagctgcccataaagtgcttgaagattgaggagaaaccagctgaaatggcgattgcgggaccggagctgcag tgcccattctga